GGGCCAGGATTGATATCCGCTGGTATCCAAAGCGGTGTTGATCTTTTTTTCCTTTGCCGCCTTCAGCAAGGCCATGGTGAATTCCGGTTGGGCCGTAGGTTCTCCTCCGGAAAGGGTCAGGCCGCCGCCCGACTCATTGTAAAATAAAATGTCTTTTTCAACTTCATCCATAACTTCGTCCACGGTCATGAATTTTCCACTGACGACCAAGGCATCGAAATCACAGACTTCAACACATTGGAAACAGTTCAGACATTTTTCTTTGTTGATGGTAATGATTTTTGAACCGATTTTTCCTTTCCAGCCTTTTTGATCGGGATATGTCGGTGCTTTTCGGGTTTCGGTCATGGCATCGGCCGGACATATTGTTCTGCAATTCCCGCAGTTGATGCAGTTGGGCCAGAAATGAAACACTTCAGGAAAGTGTCTTACTCCTTCCGGATTGTGGCACCACTTGCAGTTCAGCCGGCAGCCTTTCAGAAACACCGTGGTTCGAATGCCCGGTCCGTCATTGGAGGCAAATTTCTGTATATTGGTGAGGATGCCCATTTGCTGTTTCATTTTCATTGTACTCCGATCAACCCGCCGATGGTTGTCTGCCAGGGCCCGCCCTTCCTTATGATGTCTTTATAATCTTCTATCTCTTTTCTAAAAATATTGGGAAAAGTATCAAAATAACCTTTTCTGCCGATATTTCCGAATTTTTTAGCCGCAAAATTGTGAAACGGGAGAAGATCTATGCCGCAGATGTTTTTACCCAAGGTTCTGGCAAATGTGACAATGTCTTTGGGATATTGAATATCCCAGAAATTCACCGAATGGATAATGGGTAGTCTGAGGCGCATCGGGATACCAGTCTGGGACATTTTTTTGGCATTTTCCAGAATCAGCTGGTTGGATACGCCGGTCCATTTTTTGTGTTTCTGATCGTCCAGGGATTTGATATCCAGCATTATCAGGTCTACATATTCAAGAATGGGTTGACTGGAATTCCAGTTGGCAAATCCACAGGTATCCAGGACGGTGTTTAATCCTTCTTTTTTGGCTCGCTTTAGCAACGCCAAGGTCATATCCGGATGCATGAGGGGTTCTCCGCCCGAAACCGTGAACCCGCCTCCGGAAGACTTATAAAAGATGTCGTCTTTCAAAACGTCGTCGAAGATGTCTTCTACGCTTTTCAAGGTGCTGACGAAAGTCAAGGCATCATGGGTGCAAACATCCACACAGACCATGCATCGTGTGCATTTTTCGCGGTCGATACGAGGGGGATCAATTGCTTCGATTTCCTTTTCAACGGAAAAAGCGGGGGGAGGATGATGTCCCCGAAGGCTTGTGGGAATGGACCCATCCCCATCCCCGAATCGGACACTCTGGACAGGATTTTCCACATATTGAATCCGGGGTGGAATAATGACATTTTCCGGGCAATGCTCAGCACAGTCACCACATTTTACGCATTTGTCCTCGTGATAGAAAAATTCCTGAAAGGTATGGATGTTTTCCGGATTGTGGCACCATGCGCAATTCAATGGACAGCCTTTTAAAAAAACAGTAGTCCGGATGCCGGGGCCATCATTGACAGAAAAATGTTGTATATGTGTAACCAGATGTTTTATATCGGAGTCACTAATTGTCATGATTGTCCACCCTTCGTTATTTGAAATTAGAACTTACAGCAGGTTTTTAATATCTTTCCATGATTCACCAGCTTCAAATTTCGGACAAGCCTCCATGGCTTTTTGTACCATCTTTCCCCTGATGGCTGTCTTGGTCTTCTGAGTAACAGAGAGCTGCATTCTTTCCACCAGGCATACACCGGTGGTGGGATCTCCGGTAGGGGAGGGGGTGAGGAATTTACATTCTTTACAGGTTGCCATCAATCTACTCCTTAATTAAAAAATAATGGATTAGGGGTCATCCCCGGACGGTCGGTCAAAAGTCCGGGGATGATTTAAACAATCAAGAATTCAGCTTATCCAGCCGCAATATCCTGTTCCGTGCGTGCCATAATCGTATCCTGGGAATATCGTGCAAGGTCAATGAATTTTGCACTGTAGCCCGCGATCCGAACCAGCATATCAGTATGTTTTTCAGGTTCTATCTGTGCGGCTTTCATATCCTCTGTTGAAATTACATTGAACTGGACATGATCAATGTCCAGTTCATGCCATGTTTTCATGTAGGCGTGCCAGATATCGAAACCGGCATCACTGTTCATGAGGACCGTTGATAAGCGCTGATTCAACAGAATACCCTTATGTTTTGATGCGTTGATCTTGGACACGGATTTGAGTACAGAGGTGGGACCGTTTTTATCACAACCCATGTAAGGAGAGATGCCGCCGTCATCCAGGGCTTCGCCGGCATACCTGCCGTTGGCCGTAGCGGCCGTTTTGGGGCCATTGACGATATAACCCGCCACAGACTGGGCCAGCGGTAATGGAAAAGTGCCTGAATAGGTGGTGTTTCTTTTCCATTCATCGGCCACCAGGTCATAATACTTGGTGGCAATCTCGTCGACATAGGGATTATCATTGCCGAATTTTGGTGCGTTCCAGAAATCAAGGCGCATTTCTTCTTTGTCTTCCCAATTGTTCCGTAACGCATCCATCAGTTCCGTCATGGTATATTTTTTTTCGTCAAAGACCAGCTTTTTGATGGCTGCCATGGAGTCAACGACGACAACACTGCCGCCGATGAGGTTGTGCCAGGGGTTGGCCACTTCAGCCAGTTCATTGCCATCCATTCCTTTTTCAACGCATCCATCATCAATACTTGAAATGAATGGACAGCAAAGATATTTGGATTCCATGATACGACCTACGTCTTTGGACCTCAGGCTGAGTTCAATGGCATACCTGAGCTGTAACTTCACTGCCTCCCAGACCTGTCCAAAGCTGGCAAAATCTTCGGCATTTCCGGTTTCGGGACCCAATTGCATATTAGTGAAAAATTCGTCGAACCCATTGGTCAAGGCAATTTCCATAGCTTTTGCCGGATATACGTCTGATCCGCCTTCACTGCGAGTTTTCTGTGTGCCTCTCCGTCCCGTGATGCCAGGGGACATGCACAGCACAAGTGCCCAGTCTCTGGCAACCTCTTCAGGAACATTGAAATATTTGATCAATTGCTGGGTGTTCATCTCATCATTTTTAATGGAGGGGAATCCAAATCCTTTTTTGATGCAGTTAAAAACCTTTTTTTTGGTTTCCACATTACCTTTTTCATTCCAGCGGAAGCCAATGGACGGTTCTGTGGTGATGATACTTTCTGCAGCCTCCAGAATGGCATTGGTGCAGTCATTGCTGGCATCTGACCCATCCGGATTGATCCCGCCAAGGGTGAGGATGAACAGGTCGTTGGAACCTGCGAAAAACTCCCTGAGTTGTCTACCCCTGGTGCTGCCGTGTTCGGAAACTTTGAGCCTTTCGCATTCGAAAAGTTCAACAGCCTCTTCTCGGGTCATGGGTTGCTCGGTTTTGTCAATCACACTCTTTTGAAAATAGGGCCAGAGAAGCTTGTCTTCTTTGTGCCCATAACCGCTGCTGTAACGTTCGATACTGTGACAAAGAAGGAAAGTGAACCATTTGGATTGCATGGCATCTTTCAAGCCTCTGGCGGGATAGGCGGGGACGTGTCGGCAGATCTCTGAAATTTCGAGCAGCTCTTCTTTTCGTTTTGGATCGGTCAAAAAATTTTCAGCGATAATTTTAGCCAGCCTGGCGTGCCTTTGGGCCCATCCTACCACTGCTTTCATGGCAATGAGCATGGCCTGCCACTGGTCTATCTTGTCCAGATAATGCAGTTTCTTCGGCGCATTCCAGGGAGATTCGCGTATTTCCGTTTCAGCATCAGCAATTTTCTGTTCAACGACTTCGATTCTTTTCAGCAGCCCATCTTCAATAACGGATTCATAATTGGGCACAATGCTGGAAAAGGCTGTGACAAACATGGGTGGTTGGACTATAGTTGCGGAATACAGGACCCCAATTTCTTCAGGGGTGAAATATTTTTCCGCTTTTCTCTGAATGGTATAAGGTCTCCAGTATTCTGCGATTTCCCGCATTTCTTCCTTATGCTCGCAGTAATGGCTTTCAACCATATCCACTGTTGAAAAATAGGAAAGTTCCGGATATATTGGAAAGTAATCAGGATGTTCCGTATTGCCCCCTACGATCAGCTCTTCGTCCTGGATGTGGATGGTAATGTTTTTAAGGATGTTCTCAAGTCCTCTGGCCCGGAGGATGCAGTTGGGCTCTCCGATATTTTCTTTGTGAGCCTGGGTGATAAGTCTGGCGCGTTCCACTCCGGCCTTTACACTAGGGTCTACATATTCTCCTCCTGCGACATGTTTGAAGCGGCATCGGTTTTTAAGTCTTGCGGTTCTTTCTGTTGTCGGCATGATCGTACCTCCTGTCTGGCATTTTTAATGCTTAAATGATTGATTCAACGAAGATGGGGGTCAGTTTCTGGGCCTGTAACGTTGACAGGCCTCACTGTTTTCCGATACCGGCTTGGACAGCCAGAATTTGCCTTTTGTATCCTGCTGCTGTTCAACGCAATCCCCTTTGCCAGGTTCGAAATCCATATCCTTCTCAGGAATTGGAAAGAAAAAAGTGCATTTTTCACATTTGGGCATTTTTGATCCTCCTTGCTTAAGATTCTTTGGTGTAAAAATTACCGTATTGCAAAACTCGCTTCGGCGGATTGCAGTATTTGTCATGTTCCCAGTGAATAGCGATCTTTTTGGAAACATGTCAATGTACGCGATACAAAATGCTTTTTTAAATTTTTTGAATGAACGTTACCTCCTCAAGTCGTCTTTATCGAACCAATGACAAGATCAGAATGTTAAACCGCTCAGCTTTGAATATCAATGTTGATTTTTAAATTATTGAGTTTTATTCAATCAATTAAAAAAGGTCTTGTCAAGATGTTTTTTTTGAAGAAACGACAAAATTTGAATTTTAAAGAGAAAATAATATATATATTCAATGGTGCTTTATGGTTGGCGATGACAGTGGGCTTGGTTGTGTTGCTCAGCGCGTGTTGTGGTGTGTCGACTCATGATTTGTTGAATATTGCTCAAAACTAAAATGGTTGAATAATATTCTAAGTCTGCTATAATCCAAAATATCATTAGAGGTTCGAGTGATTGATTGACGTTTGAGAGCGTGTTGTTTTGCTGGAGTTATCAGTAAAGTCTGGGAGAACATAGGAGAACATATTTGAATGGAAAATAAAAACGGAAAAAAACAGGCCATCCTTCGGGCGGCTCAGGAAATATTTGCAGAAAAGGGGCTTGCAAACGCCACTATTTCTGAGATTGCAAAAAAGGCGGATGTTGTTGATTCAATAATATATCATTACTTTACAAACAAACAGGATCTTTTGTTTTCTTCGATAGAGGAGCTGATTGAAAAGTCTCATGAGGAGCTTTTGTTTCACTTCAAAGGCCTTTGGGGGCCGGTATCTCAACTTGGGAAGATGGTCTGGTTTCATTTGTACGAGAATGATTTTAGCTCCGGTGATGCGCGTAAGATGAAGAATCTTTTGTTTGAATGCCGTTCTAATAAAGACTATTATAGCCATTCTGGATATAAGGCGCTTCAACGATATGCTGGGGTTATGCTGGATATATTGAAAAAAGGAGTCAAGGAAAAATATTTTCGAGAAGATCTTGAGATAAATATTACCAGGGACATGATTTTTGGTTTTTTGGATGAAGAATCGTTGAGTTGCCTGGCATACAGGGAAATTGATGAAACTCTTCCTGATTTTGAATCCATCATGTCACTGATCATGGCTATGATAGGGATTGACACAGATGGAATGAATCCTGTTATGAATCTTGAGGTCGCGGCCGCAGTGAAAAATAACAGAAATGGTAAAGCTGAAAGGGTTTCTGAAGCTGCTGTGTCAATTTTTGCCCGGAAAGGTCATCGAAAAACGACTATGCTCGAGATAGCAGAGCATGCAGGGGTTGCAGAAGGGACAATATACGAATATTTTAAAAACAAGCAGGAGTTGCTGTTTTCCATCCCCAGGAATAAATTTTTGTCTTATCAGTTACAATTGAAAGGGGTTTTTGCGTCAAAGGATCCCCTGGAGAAGCTTAGATCGTTTGTCTGGGAATATTTTCGGATTTTTTCATCAGACAGTGATTTTTTGATGATTTTTTTATGTGACATCAAGCTGAATAAGCGATTCTACAATACTGAAGCATTCGGCGCTTTTTTAGACACCAGTGAGATTTTATATGATATTTTAGATGAGGGGAAAACTTGCGGTGTTTTTCGCCAGGATTTGAGTAACAGAGTGTTCCGAAATCTTTTTTTGGGTGCTTTTTCCCATCTTTGTATCCGCTGGTTTGTGCTTGAACGGGTCTCGCCCATTCGAATGATGTCGGAGCTGGCTTCCGTTACCAATCTCCTTTGCCGGGCCGTAGTTCCGAAATCTGAAAAAATTATCGATGGTTAGGGTGTGTTGAATTGAACAAACGCGGTTGAAACATTGAGGTCGGTTGTAAGAAAGTGGTTTATATTCCCGATTAGGGGCATTTAGTTTCTATCAGGGTTTTTAGTGAAAGTTGATATCTACCATCCTGCAAGACATAATTCTGCCATCAAAAATGATATTTTGATGAAAATTCAATTTAATTTTTCAAAAACGATGGCTTTGCCTCTTTCGTTATTTAGGCAAATAAAGTGTTTTTCTAAAAAGCTTCTTCAGCGTGTCAAATAATAGCTATTTTTTTCAAAGGGTTATCAAAAAAAATCATTTATTTTTCTTTTGCGTAAAAAAAAATGTATCTTTTGCGCTTGACACGCTCAAAACCATGTGATTGAATATTCCTCAATAATGATTAGAAATAAGTTTCTATCAATAGTATGAAATTTATAATAATTAAATTGGTCTTTAATTTCAGTATATTGAAAAATAAATGCACATTGTTTTTCATTCAACCATTATGAGGAGGCTCCATGGCTGAGAAAAAAAAGGTAAAAAAAGAAAAAGAACCGGATATTACATTTTATCATCCAGATTTATTAGCGGTTCCGGAAAACGAACCTCCCTATCTGAAAGGGTATAAATGTAAAAAATGCGGTCAACTTGATTTCCCCAAAGTAGCCCCATGCCCCAACTGCTGGGGGGAAGAATTTGAAATGGTGCCGTTATCCAGAAAAGGAATTTTGTACAGCTTTTCCGATTTGTATATCGGTCAGCCGGGTTTGGAAACGCCCTATATTTGTGGTTATATTGATCTGCCTGAGAATGTCAGAATTTTCGCCATGCTCAAAGGCGAGGTTAATACATTCAAATGCGATGAAGAAGTTGAGTTGACAACAGGCCAGATCAGAATGAATGCTGATGGCTTGCCGATCACCAGTTACATGTTCCAGAAAGCTTAGGAGACTCAAATGAAATTACAGAGAGATGTATATATTGCAGGCGTCGGAGAAACAGTTTTCGGCAAGCATAAGATGGATTATGATGAATTGGGACGGAACGCGGCATTCCAGGCGATTAAGACTTCCAATATCGATAGTCCGGGAATGATCGGCAGTGCTTATGTGGGCAATGCGCACAACGGTATCGTTACTGGTCAGACAATTTTTAAGGACCTTGGTGTCTGCGGCGCCACTCCTATCATCAATGTTGAAAGTGCCTGTTCTGCCGGCGCCATGGCGGTGCATCTGGCTATCAAAGATGTGGCCTACGGACTGACAGAGTTGTCCATGGGTGTTGGTGCAGAAAATCATACCCTTCGTCGTAAGAGCGGTACGGCATTCATGCCGGCCATGAACGATATTGAAACAGTTCACGGCGGGGTTATGACCGGTAAGTATGCCATGCGGGCTACTCGTTACATGTACGAGACCGGCGCTACCATTGAGGATTTAGCACTGATCACCCAGAAAAGCCGCCGTCATGGAAAGAACAATCCCCATGCACCTTTTGGAGGGGATTATACCATAGAAGAGATCATTGATTCCCGGATGATTGCCTATCCTTTGACCCTGCATCAGTGTTGCGGCATTGTCGACGGGGCTGGAGCCGTAGTCGTCTGCTCTAAAGAGATGATGAAGAAACTGGGGATTGAAAAGCCAGTCAAAGTAAGGGGCTCCGTGGTAACTTCGGGTCCATATCATAACCGGCCAAGGGATATTACCGGTGACGACATAACGGAGATGACCTCTGAAATGCTGTACGAGGAATCCGGAATAGGACCTAAGGATGTGGATATTCTAGAATTGCACGATGCCTTTACCATTGCGGAATTACTTTACTATGAATGCATGCAGCTGTGCGGAAAAGGTGAAGGGCTGAAATTTCTTAGAGACGGCCAGGCTACCTATGGTGGACAGTGCGTTGTCAGTCCCAGGGGCGGGATGCTGTCCTATGGACACCCTA
Above is a window of Desulfotignum balticum DSM 7044 DNA encoding:
- a CDS encoding benzylsuccinate synthase subunit alpha, with translation MPTTERTARLKNRCRFKHVAGGEYVDPSVKAGVERARLITQAHKENIGEPNCILRARGLENILKNITIHIQDEELIVGGNTEHPDYFPIYPELSYFSTVDMVESHYCEHKEEMREIAEYWRPYTIQRKAEKYFTPEEIGVLYSATIVQPPMFVTAFSSIVPNYESVIEDGLLKRIEVVEQKIADAETEIRESPWNAPKKLHYLDKIDQWQAMLIAMKAVVGWAQRHARLAKIIAENFLTDPKRKEELLEISEICRHVPAYPARGLKDAMQSKWFTFLLCHSIERYSSGYGHKEDKLLWPYFQKSVIDKTEQPMTREEAVELFECERLKVSEHGSTRGRQLREFFAGSNDLFILTLGGINPDGSDASNDCTNAILEAAESIITTEPSIGFRWNEKGNVETKKKVFNCIKKGFGFPSIKNDEMNTQQLIKYFNVPEEVARDWALVLCMSPGITGRRGTQKTRSEGGSDVYPAKAMEIALTNGFDEFFTNMQLGPETGNAEDFASFGQVWEAVKLQLRYAIELSLRSKDVGRIMESKYLCCPFISSIDDGCVEKGMDGNELAEVANPWHNLIGGSVVVVDSMAAIKKLVFDEKKYTMTELMDALRNNWEDKEEMRLDFWNAPKFGNDNPYVDEIATKYYDLVADEWKRNTTYSGTFPLPLAQSVAGYIVNGPKTAATANGRYAGEALDDGGISPYMGCDKNGPTSVLKSVSKINASKHKGILLNQRLSTVLMNSDAGFDIWHAYMKTWHELDIDHVQFNVISTEDMKAAQIEPEKHTDMLVRIAGYSAKFIDLARYSQDTIMARTEQDIAAG
- a CDS encoding glycyl-radical enzyme activating protein; this translates as MKQQMGILTNIQKFASNDGPGIRTTVFLKGCRLNCKWCHNPEGVRHFPEVFHFWPNCINCGNCRTICPADAMTETRKAPTYPDQKGWKGKIGSKIITINKEKCLNCFQCVEVCDFDALVVSGKFMTVDEVMDEVEKDILFYNESGGGLTLSGGEPTAQPEFTMALLKAAKEKKINTALDTSGYQSWPILEKILDYTDYVLYDLKHLDRKKHINFTGVSNDLILENLEKIISRNDLTTYIRVPLLPGVNDSEENLQATGKYIQSLGLKTVYLLPAHPFAGQSYRLVGIDYPFPIGESYPEEKAKIAQTILTSYGLDVKMWIAWVEDHISDKSSLNQTDTVLTK
- a CDS encoding thiolase family protein, which produces MKLQRDVYIAGVGETVFGKHKMDYDELGRNAAFQAIKTSNIDSPGMIGSAYVGNAHNGIVTGQTIFKDLGVCGATPIINVESACSAGAMAVHLAIKDVAYGLTELSMGVGAENHTLRRKSGTAFMPAMNDIETVHGGVMTGKYAMRATRYMYETGATIEDLALITQKSRRHGKNNPHAPFGGDYTIEEIIDSRMIAYPLTLHQCCGIVDGAGAVVVCSKEMMKKLGIEKPVKVRGSVVTSGPYHNRPRDITGDDITEMTSEMLYEESGIGPKDVDILELHDAFTIAELLYYECMQLCGKGEGLKFLRDGQATYGGQCVVSPRGGMLSYGHPIGASGAAQIAANVKQLRGECNGYQVEPIPKVAMSHVTGGGLSGTEHAACTMHMITADW
- a CDS encoding benzylsuccinate synthase gamma subunit family protein; translated protein: MFPKRSLFTGNMTNTAIRRSEFCNTVIFTPKNLKQGGSKMPKCEKCTFFFPIPEKDMDFEPGKGDCVEQQQDTKGKFWLSKPVSENSEACQRYRPRN
- a CDS encoding TetR/AcrR family transcriptional regulator; protein product: MENKNGKKQAILRAAQEIFAEKGLANATISEIAKKADVVDSIIYHYFTNKQDLLFSSIEELIEKSHEELLFHFKGLWGPVSQLGKMVWFHLYENDFSSGDARKMKNLLFECRSNKDYYSHSGYKALQRYAGVMLDILKKGVKEKYFREDLEINITRDMIFGFLDEESLSCLAYREIDETLPDFESIMSLIMAMIGIDTDGMNPVMNLEVAAAVKNNRNGKAERVSEAAVSIFARKGHRKTTMLEIAEHAGVAEGTIYEYFKNKQELLFSIPRNKFLSYQLQLKGVFASKDPLEKLRSFVWEYFRIFSSDSDFLMIFLCDIKLNKRFYNTEAFGAFLDTSEILYDILDEGKTCGVFRQDLSNRVFRNLFLGAFSHLCIRWFVLERVSPIRMMSELASVTNLLCRAVVPKSEKIIDG
- a CDS encoding glycyl-radical enzyme activating protein, with protein sequence MTISDSDIKHLVTHIQHFSVNDGPGIRTTVFLKGCPLNCAWCHNPENIHTFQEFFYHEDKCVKCGDCAEHCPENVIIPPRIQYVENPVQSVRFGDGDGSIPTSLRGHHPPPAFSVEKEIEAIDPPRIDREKCTRCMVCVDVCTHDALTFVSTLKSVEDIFDDVLKDDIFYKSSGGGFTVSGGEPLMHPDMTLALLKRAKKEGLNTVLDTCGFANWNSSQPILEYVDLIMLDIKSLDDQKHKKWTGVSNQLILENAKKMSQTGIPMRLRLPIIHSVNFWDIQYPKDIVTFARTLGKNICGIDLLPFHNFAAKKFGNIGRKGYFDTFPNIFRKEIEDYKDIIRKGGPWQTTIGGLIGVQ
- a CDS encoding Zn-ribbon domain-containing OB-fold protein, giving the protein MAEKKKVKKEKEPDITFYHPDLLAVPENEPPYLKGYKCKKCGQLDFPKVAPCPNCWGEEFEMVPLSRKGILYSFSDLYIGQPGLETPYICGYIDLPENVRIFAMLKGEVNTFKCDEEVELTTGQIRMNADGLPITSYMFQKA